The nucleotide window TGCGTTTGCATCTGGAAAATAGAATACTGGTTTATGGATCAAAAACTATTGTGTTTGAGTGATTCCGGTTCACCTTGCAAGATACCAGGTAAATAAAAAATGTCTGATTCAAAATTTATCATCCTTTGCCAACCGGATGAATGCAAATCCTGTGGCGCCTGCTGCGGCCTGTATAATTATGTGGACAGTTCCCGCTCGTCTCTTGAGCAGCGGTTGCGTTTGCGGACCAAGCGTTTCCAAAAACTTGTAAAAAATCCGGGCGATGTTGCGCTATACGCCCAAGAAACATTTGCTGCCGAAGATTTTAAAAAGAGATATGAAGTAATTTATTGCTGCGAATACCTTGGTTTTCTCGACAACGAAGAAAAAAAAGTGGGCTGTCTTTTACATCCGGAGCAAAATTCCGGCATCGATTTACGAGCCTGTTCGTTTTACGGACAGGAACTTTGCGCCGGTCATTTTTGTCCCAGCCATCATTTTATTCCGCAGTCTCAATCTAAAATCCTGATAAAAATAATTGATGATTGGTACCTTTACGGTCTCGTTGTGACCGATATTGATCTGGTTACCCAGTATTTTCGTTTAATTGCCGATAGAATCGGCGGGGAACTTAAACCGGAAGAATTCGATAATGTATCTTTAAAAGATATTGCGCTGGAATATTTTAACTGGAAACTTACCTGGCCGTTTCGGTCGCTGGAAACAAACCGGTTAGGTAAATATTATTTTGACGGATCGCAATACATGATCAGCTATATTGACTACGCAAAGTTTGGCCGGGAAGTATCGCCGCTTAATGCTATTTTTTTGAGTCTGTCTTCCTCATTTAAAAATAATGAGGAAATTGATGAGGCGGAAATGATGATCTGGTCGAATATTGAAAATTTCATTTCCACGTATAAGAGAGAAGGGTAATTTTATATTGACATACCGCGATAACTTTAGCTAGTGTAAGCCCAATCCTTTATCAATTGATGTTTATTTAAGGGGATTCAATGAATCAAATATCAAAACAAATTCTTTTCTCCCGTGATGAAATTCAAAAACGGGTAAGAGAAATAGCTTCTCAAATATCACAAGATTACGCCGGACGTGAATTAGTCGTGATCGGTATTCTTAAGGGCGCGTTCGTTTTTATGGCTGATTTAGTTCGGGAGATCAGCGTTCCTTGTAAGGTCGATTTTGTCAGAGTAGCGAGTTATGGCGCAGGTTCTGAAAGTTCAGGTAAAGTAGTGATGACAAAAGATATTGAAACTTCAATTAAAGGCCGGGATATTTTGATTGTCGAAGACATTGTTGACAGTGGTCTAACGCTGCAATATCTTGTTAATTGGCTTAAAGAAAGAAGTCCTCATTCGCTGAAAATTTGCGTTTTCTTAGATAAGCGAAAGAGAAGAAAAGTATCCTTTGAAGCTGACTATGTCGGTTTCACCATTGATGACGGATTTGTGGTAGGTTATGGATTGGATTTCGATGAACAGTTCCGTTTTTTCCCTGACGTTTATATAATTGAGCAGTGAACAAGAGGAGAGGGAATGATAATTCAGTGTAGGCAATGCCGGACAAAATTTAGATTTGATGATAATTTGATGCATGGCACCGGTGTGTGGCTCCGGTGCAGCCGCTGTGGACATGTTTATTTTCAGGAAAATGCTCTAATGAAGCCGGAGAAAGATTTACCGTCAGAACCGGTTAAATCTGCGGAAGAGTCCAAATCGGCCAAAAAGGGCGATGATTTATCAATGGAATCCCAACACTTTGTCTATCGGGATGCAAACGGCGTGCATTCTCTTGATAAAGCCATGAGAACAAAAAAAGAATTAGATGAAGAAATAAATTTGGATATAGAAAAAAGACCGGAAGAAAGCATCAGCATAAAAAATGAAGAAGTTAAACCAAGAGAAGTATTATCTTCAACAAGTTCCGGAAAAAACTGGAAATTAGCCGTTGGGTCTATTTTTGTTATCCTGATAATTTCCGCCGCAATATTCTTTGTCTTTCCGCAATCCGGTGAACAGATTATTAACAATGTTTTAGTATATATCGGCCTTTCAGAGCCGACTCGTCCGGAAATTGCTGTTCCACAGATGGTAAGACTTCAGGACGTACGGCATAGAGTGGTAAACAATTATATTTTAGGACCGATCGGTGTTGTAGAAGGAACTGCTGTAAATAGGGCGGAATATCCTATTTCGCGGATATTGATAAAGGGCGATATCCTTGACGCTTATTCTGTGGTTTTAGGCGAACATACCAGTTATGCGGGCAATATAATGACTGATGAGGAGCTTACAAATTTATCAGAAGAGGAAATTTTATTAAAACTTTCCCGCCAGGAGGGTCTTAATAATTCTAACGATAAAATTATGCCCAACGGACAGATACCTTTCATGGTTGTTTTTACTCACGAGCCGGCAGGAGTAATTAAGTCAACGGTTGTGACGGTGGGTGCGGAACGCCTCCTCTCAGAGTAGACCAATGCGATTGTACTTCCCACTTTACAAGTGGCAAGTGCCGGCAAGGAAGGAATTTCTTGCTGTTTATGCGCTCCCTACGGGATGCGTGCTTCCGGTCTTCGGTTAACTTTATTGGCACAGCCTGCCCCGGCGCAGGCCGGGGGCGTTGGCTTCCTCAACGTAT belongs to Deltaproteobacteria bacterium HGW-Deltaproteobacteria-2 and includes:
- the hpt gene encoding hypoxanthine phosphoribosyltransferase → MNQISKQILFSRDEIQKRVREIASQISQDYAGRELVVIGILKGAFVFMADLVREISVPCKVDFVRVASYGAGSESSGKVVMTKDIETSIKGRDILIVEDIVDSGLTLQYLVNWLKERSPHSLKICVFLDKRKRRKVSFEADYVGFTIDDGFVVGYGLDFDEQFRFFPDVYIIEQ